TATCACCTGTTTTTAATATCTTTCTTATTTCAACGGAATCAATATTGTTTATTTCAATCGCACTGTTAACAGCTTTGCTATAAGCTAATTTTTTAGTACTAATATTTTTTATAACCCGAGCTTCTGGTCCATAACTGCACGACGTTTTTTTTCCGCTTAAAAAAAAAGCCAAAACAACTAATCCTATGGCAAAGCCGCCCAGATAATAGCCAATACGTTGTATTAGTTTCATGTGTAATTAAATTATAAAAACCTA
This genomic stretch from Flavobacteriaceae bacterium GSB9 harbors:
- a CDS encoding DUF4258 domain-containing protein, which translates into the protein MKLIQRIGYYLGGFAIGLVVLAFFLSGKKTSCSYGPEARVIKNISTKKLAYSKAVNSAIEINNIDSVEIRKILKTGDINFSKSNPRQEPCGLYLIESELNNTAVYLTVENCDSIATIQTIEIK